Proteins encoded together in one Bradyrhizobium sp. CB82 window:
- a CDS encoding ATP12 family protein, with amino-acid sequence MRELFDEVAGQSPPDPREAARAGSRAPLRKRFYAEAGVAEAEGGFAITLDGKPIKTPSGRQIVIPAQPLADAVAAEWAGQMETIDPVTMPLTRLANSVIEGVVDRVDLVSDDLAKYLQSDLLFYRAGHPEGLVAREAAHWDPVLFWAAETLGAHFILSEGIMHVTQPEQAIAAARAALPKDPWSVAALHVITTLTGSALLALALAHRVRDADQVWAAAHVDEDWNADQWGVDEEAAGRRAARLKDFAAAVTVLDAVNEHPTQGP; translated from the coding sequence ATGCGCGAATTGTTTGACGAGGTTGCGGGGCAGTCCCCGCCCGATCCGCGGGAAGCCGCGCGGGCTGGCTCCCGTGCGCCCCTGCGCAAGCGTTTTTATGCGGAGGCGGGCGTCGCGGAGGCCGAGGGCGGCTTCGCCATCACGCTCGACGGCAAGCCGATCAAGACGCCCTCCGGCCGCCAGATCGTCATCCCCGCGCAGCCGCTCGCCGACGCGGTCGCCGCGGAATGGGCCGGTCAGATGGAGACGATCGATCCCGTGACCATGCCGCTGACGCGGCTCGCCAACAGTGTGATTGAGGGCGTGGTCGATCGCGTCGATCTCGTCAGCGACGACCTCGCAAAGTACCTCCAGTCCGACCTGTTGTTCTATCGCGCCGGCCATCCCGAGGGCCTGGTGGCGCGCGAGGCCGCGCACTGGGACCCCGTGCTGTTCTGGGCGGCCGAGACGCTTGGCGCGCATTTCATCCTGTCCGAGGGCATCATGCATGTCACCCAGCCGGAGCAGGCGATCGCGGCCGCGCGGGCGGCTCTGCCCAAGGATCCCTGGTCGGTCGCGGCGTTGCATGTGATCACGACGCTGACGGGCTCGGCGCTGCTGGCGCTCGCCCTGGCCCACCGGGTGCGTGATGCCGACCAGGTCTGGGCCGCCGCCCATGTTGACGAGGACTGGAACGCCGATCAGTGGGGGGTGGACGAGGAGGCGGCCGGCCGCCGCGCCGCCCGGCTGAAGGATTTTGCGGCGGCGGTGACGGTCCTTGATGCCGTGAACGAGCACCCGACGCAAGGTCCTTAA
- a CDS encoding EscU/YscU/HrcU family type III secretion system export apparatus switch protein: MSEENKLAIALHYETGSGAPRVVAKGKGTIGARIVELAKAHDIPIEENEVLAGALSKVELGDEIPPDLYKAVAEVLVFVLRLSGRVR, encoded by the coding sequence ATGAGCGAGGAGAACAAGCTTGCCATCGCGCTGCACTACGAGACGGGCAGTGGTGCGCCGCGGGTCGTCGCGAAAGGCAAGGGCACGATCGGCGCCAGGATCGTGGAACTGGCCAAGGCCCACGACATCCCGATCGAGGAGAACGAGGTGCTGGCCGGGGCGTTGTCCAAAGTCGAGCTCGGCGACGAGATCCCGCCGGACCTCTACAAGGCCGTCGCCGAAGTCTTGGTGTTCGTGCTGCGGCTCTCGGGCCGGGTGCGCTAA
- a CDS encoding serine hydrolase: MSEYQGVPITLLDLATYTSGLPRVPDNFAPKDPTNPYADYTADRLYDFLSNHKLGFTPGKHYEYANLGFGLLGHVLSLLTLHQNGKDMRGREGQTPGNARPKPAVHAFPMRPIRPRWVKPKPA, encoded by the coding sequence ATGTCGGAGTATCAGGGCGTGCCGATCACGTTGCTGGATCTTGCGACCTACACCTCCGGCTTGCCGCGCGTGCCCGACAATTTTGCGCCGAAGGATCCCACCAATCCGTATGCCGACTACACCGCCGATCGGCTCTACGATTTCCTGTCGAACCACAAGCTTGGCTTTACGCCGGGCAAACACTACGAATACGCCAATCTCGGCTTCGGCCTGCTCGGGCACGTGCTGAGCTTGCTGACGCTGCACCAGAACGGCAAGGACATGCGTGGGCGGGAGGGTCAAACGCCCGGAAACGCGCGGCCGAAGCCAGCCGTTCACGCTTTCCCCATGCGTCCGATCCGCCCCAGATGGGTGAAGCCGAAGCCGGCCTGA
- the blaOXA gene encoding class D beta-lactamase, whose product MLNRRSTLGLLAASAILPSRALANIAPPLSEVRDSLARRFADAGTAGTFVGYKVDDYMIILSDKDRSAEPRLPASTFKIPNSLIALETGVVQDPDKDIFPWDGVKRDIEAWNRDHTLRSAIAVSAVPVYQEIARRIGQEQMQKYVDLFEYGNRDIGGGIDQFWLTGNLRIDPMDQIDFVDRLRRRALPISKRSQDLVCDILPVTKVGTSIIRAKSGLTGKEQGSLGWMVGWAEKDDARTVFALNMDCREPRHIADRMTLTQACLADIGAI is encoded by the coding sequence TTGCTGAACCGTCGCTCCACTCTCGGCCTTCTCGCGGCTAGCGCCATCCTGCCGTCGCGTGCGCTCGCCAATATCGCGCCGCCGCTCAGCGAAGTCCGCGACAGCCTTGCGAGGCGCTTTGCGGATGCCGGCACGGCCGGGACCTTCGTCGGCTACAAGGTGGACGACTACATGATCATCCTGAGCGACAAGGATCGCTCCGCCGAGCCGCGGTTGCCGGCCTCGACCTTCAAGATCCCGAATTCGTTGATCGCACTGGAAACGGGCGTGGTGCAGGACCCCGACAAGGACATCTTCCCCTGGGACGGCGTGAAGCGCGACATCGAGGCCTGGAACAGGGATCACACGCTGCGCAGCGCCATCGCGGTGAGCGCGGTACCGGTTTATCAGGAGATCGCGCGCCGCATCGGCCAGGAGCAGATGCAAAAGTATGTCGACCTCTTCGAATACGGCAATCGCGACATTGGCGGCGGTATCGACCAGTTCTGGCTGACCGGAAACCTGCGCATCGATCCGATGGACCAGATCGACTTCGTCGACCGGCTGCGTCGCCGCGCGCTGCCGATCTCGAAACGCAGCCAGGATCTCGTCTGCGATATCCTGCCGGTAACGAAAGTCGGCACCTCCATCATCCGTGCCAAGTCGGGGTTGACCGGGAAAGAGCAGGGCTCGCTCGGTTGGATGGTCGGCTGGGCCGAGAAGGACGACGCGCGCACCGTGTTCGCGCTCAACATGGATTGCCGCGAGCCGCGCCATATCGCCGACCGGATGACGTTGACGCAAGCCTGTCTTGCCGATATCGGCGCAATTTGA
- a CDS encoding DUF4260 domain-containing protein: MHDAVTTTGEVTGGIKILLRLEGLTLFTGMVLLYVVWGGSWAVFALLFLAPDLSFLAYLADSRSGAIVYNAAHSYMVAVALLTVGFALEWPLLLSIAMIWLAHIGLDRALGYGLKYQAGFGFTHLGRIGRMGKA; this comes from the coding sequence ATGCATGATGCAGTCACAACGACCGGCGAGGTGACCGGCGGCATCAAGATCCTGCTCCGGCTGGAGGGGCTGACGCTGTTTACCGGCATGGTGCTGCTCTATGTAGTCTGGGGTGGGTCTTGGGCCGTCTTCGCCCTGCTCTTCCTGGCGCCCGATCTGAGTTTCCTGGCATACCTCGCCGACAGCCGGTCGGGCGCGATCGTCTACAATGCCGCGCACAGCTACATGGTCGCCGTGGCGCTGCTCACGGTGGGTTTTGCGCTGGAATGGCCGCTCCTGCTCTCCATCGCCATGATCTGGCTCGCCCATATCGGCCTCGACCGGGCGCTGGGCTACGGGCTTAAATATCAGGCCGGCTTCGGCTTCACCCATCTGGGGCGGATCGGACGCATGGGGAAAGCGTGA
- a CDS encoding flagellar hook-length control protein FliK encodes MPTPISSIVSVSAATSVTDAATPELVLQAGSVVDAKVISVIADNLVRIAIANLSIDVMSEVALSPGQNLQLAVSQNDGTVRLAIVNGASGAATDQVTLTPGALALTDAPTLAPSATAGRNLLTPLEQIAVSVASTEAVTKQGSQAPLFANLASVVASDLPAGLKQAVLDVLAQQTPLSPQLDGGDIESAFQKSGLFLEASLSSGLAPASGSIPDLKAALLVLRQTLAASSGALETTVPQVAAPATALPAAPAAVAQAVTSLEQIAGEALQAPPLSPEAGPRQTLQVPHGANIAAAALAEAVTEGPLPRTMSPGVALSLLQEAVQELPRAMGAAFTTPKAAVPDAHSLDTMPRAATAPPPFRGALPSPQAIATTSLASDAPLSQTVHRLLDDTDAAIARQTLLQVASLPDRVDASGHPVDPSVPQWSFEIPFATPQGTAMAQFEISRDSGGSGADPAKKAWRARFSLNVEPAGPVHALITLNGDKTFVRMWAERPITAQQLREGAGELSQALAKADLKPGDIVIRDGTPPQPQPARAGHFLDRAT; translated from the coding sequence ATGCCGACGCCGATAAGCTCGATCGTTTCCGTCAGTGCCGCCACCTCCGTGACTGACGCGGCGACGCCCGAGCTCGTGCTCCAGGCAGGCTCCGTCGTCGACGCCAAGGTCATCAGCGTGATAGCCGACAATCTCGTGCGCATCGCGATCGCCAACCTCTCGATCGACGTGATGTCGGAGGTGGCGCTGTCGCCGGGCCAAAACCTCCAGCTCGCGGTGTCACAGAACGATGGCACGGTGCGGCTTGCGATCGTCAACGGGGCAAGCGGGGCGGCGACCGATCAGGTCACGCTGACGCCAGGTGCGCTCGCGCTCACCGATGCGCCCACGCTCGCCCCGTCCGCGACCGCTGGGCGCAATCTCCTGACGCCGCTCGAGCAGATCGCCGTTTCGGTGGCCTCGACTGAGGCCGTGACCAAGCAGGGCAGCCAGGCGCCGCTGTTTGCCAATCTTGCCTCGGTCGTCGCCAGTGACCTGCCGGCCGGGCTGAAGCAGGCCGTGCTGGACGTGCTGGCGCAGCAGACGCCGCTCAGTCCGCAGCTCGACGGTGGCGATATCGAGTCCGCGTTCCAGAAATCGGGGCTCTTCCTGGAGGCCTCGCTGTCGTCGGGGCTGGCGCCTGCAAGCGGCAGCATTCCTGATCTGAAGGCGGCGCTGCTGGTGCTGCGCCAGACGCTGGCGGCGAGCTCGGGCGCGCTTGAAACCACCGTGCCGCAAGTGGCCGCACCGGCGACCGCGCTTCCCGCCGCGCCTGCGGCCGTCGCGCAGGCCGTGACGTCGCTCGAGCAGATCGCAGGCGAAGCCCTCCAGGCGCCGCCGCTGTCACCTGAAGCAGGCCCGCGGCAGACGCTGCAAGTGCCGCATGGTGCCAATATCGCGGCTGCCGCGCTCGCCGAAGCCGTGACCGAAGGCCCGCTGCCGCGCACAATGTCGCCCGGCGTCGCGCTGAGCCTGCTCCAGGAAGCCGTGCAGGAGCTTCCGCGTGCGATGGGCGCCGCCTTCACCACGCCCAAAGCCGCGGTGCCGGACGCGCACAGCCTCGACACGATGCCGCGTGCGGCGACCGCGCCGCCGCCATTCCGCGGCGCGCTGCCATCGCCGCAGGCCATCGCAACGACCTCGCTCGCATCGGATGCGCCGCTGAGTCAGACCGTGCACCGCCTGCTCGACGACACCGACGCCGCGATCGCGCGGCAGACCCTGTTGCAGGTCGCATCGCTTCCGGACCGTGTCGATGCCAGCGGCCATCCTGTTGATCCCTCGGTGCCGCAGTGGAGTTTCGAAATTCCCTTCGCGACGCCGCAAGGCACTGCGATGGCGCAGTTCGAGATTTCGCGCGACAGCGGCGGCAGCGGGGCCGATCCAGCGAAGAAGGCCTGGCGCGCGCGCTTCTCGCTCAACGTCGAGCCGGCCGGCCCCGTGCACGCGCTGATCACGCTCAATGGCGACAAGACCTTTGTGCGGATGTGGGCGGAACGCCCCATCACCGCGCAGCAATTGCGCGAGGGTGCCGGCGAGCTCAGCCAGGCGCTGGCCAAGGCCGATCTCAAGCCCGGCGACATTGTGATCCGCGATGGCACGCCGCCGCAGCCTCAACCGGCCCGCGCCGGACACTTTCTGGATCGTGCGACATGA